The Apium graveolens cultivar Ventura chromosome 6, ASM990537v1, whole genome shotgun sequence genome contains a region encoding:
- the LOC141664540 gene encoding uncharacterized protein LOC141664540 — MSLGADKVRQAKAQTRKREFESLSMKYGEQLDDFYMKLHGQVTNIQALGEKMEESYVVKKLLRAILQISSALEQFGNLEEMSVEEVVGSLKAHEERLRGTSEMNQGQLLLTEEECEREKTTRDNCY; from the coding sequence ATGAGTTTGGGAGCAGACAAGGTGAGACAGGCAAAGGCTCAAACGCGGAAAAGGGAATTTGAAAGCTTAAGTATGAAATATGGGGAGCAGTTAGATGACTTCTACATGAAATTACATGGACAGGTCACTAACATTCAAGCACTAGGAGAGAAGATGGAAGAGAGCTACGTGGTGAAGAAACTTCTCAGAGCGATTTTACAAATTTCGTCTGCTCTGGAGCAATTCGGAAATTTGGAGGAGATGTCAGTGGAAGAAGTCGTTGGTTCTTTGAAGGCCCATGAAGAACGGTTGCGTGGGACAAGTGAGATGAATCAAGGGCAACTCTTACTGACAGAGGAAGAATGCGAAAGAGAGAAAACCACGAGGGACAATTGTTATTGA